A segment of the Odoribacter splanchnicus DSM 20712 genome:
TGAAACTTTCAAGGTTGTGTAATCCATACAAGAAACACAAAATTCCAGATTTTCAATACAATAAGCCTGCTTAATCTCTTTTTCTACAACACCATCCAGTTCGAACTGAATTTTTTCGTCCAGGCTGACACAATTGTACGTTGCTAAAATTTCTGATATACCATCCATTATCTTGTTGTTTATTTATCTTATTAAAAGAGGACAATCATACCTCCAAAAGCTTCCGATCGCTTTTGGATAGTTTCGATAACACTAACCGATATGAATTTCCTATCCAGATTCTGAGCATATTATCGCTTACCGAACCATCTATTAGTACGGTATTCCAATATCTTTTGTTCATATGATACCCAGGAAGCACAGCAGGAAATCGTTCCCGCAATTCAATAGCCTCTTCCGGATCACATTTCAGGTTCATTTTTAACTCGCCTTCATCCATCGGAGCAAAACAAAACATCTTCCCACCTACTTTGAAAACCAGTACATCACCCCATAAAATTTCAGTCGTCACAAACTTCAAACTCTGGCAATATTCGGTCAGTTCCTCTATATTCATGGACACAAAATTACATAATGTTTACGAGCTTTTAAACTTTTCTCCCCGAAAATATTTATCTTTGAATGCCGTTTATAAGTACAAGTCAGCAGTCAGAATTAAGTCATTATTTTGTGCAGATAATGAAAGGTTTACACTATTGATACAAAACAAAATAAAATATCCAGCAATCAAAAAACAACATAAATATGGCCAAAAAAGAAGGTAACGAAACCCCGTTAATGCAACAATATTATGCTACTAAAGCTAAATATCCGGATGCCATTCTATTGTACCGGATGGGAGACTTTTATGAAACATTCGGGGCAGATGCTATCACTACTTCCAGAATCCTGGGCATTACCTTAACCAAACGTTCCAGTGGTTCTCCGGGTACAGTAGAATTAGCCGGTTTTCCTTATCACGCGATCGACACTTATTTACCGAAACTTGTCCGTGCAGGACAGCGGGTAGCTATCTGTGAACAGCTGGAAGATCCTAAGAAAACAAAATTCCTGGTAAAAAGAGGGGTGATCGAATTGGTCACTCCCGGAGCTTGTTACAGCGAATATTCCACCGACACGAAAAGTAACATCTTCCTGGCCTCGGTCTATTTCAACAAAACCGAAGCCGGATTATCTTTATTGGATTTGTCCACAGGTGAATTTCTGACTACCGAAGGTTCGCATGCTACGATCGATAAATTACTGAATAGTTTTCAACCGAAAGAAGTCATCTATCCCCGGGGGCAGGAAGCCCGTTTTCATGAACTTTTCGGTAATAAATTCTATATCTATCCCATCGAAGAATGGTTTTTCGACCGGGACGCAGCCAGCGAACGCCTGGAGAAACATTTCGAAGTCAATTCTCTGAAAGGTTTCGGTATCGAACATATGAACTGCGGTATTTCCTCCGCCGGTGCCATATTGAATTACCTGGAGATGACCAAACACGATATGATTTCTCATATCACCTCTATTTCCCGGATCGACGAATCGCACTGTGTCCTGCTCGATAAGTTCACTCTTCGTAATCTGGAATTACTACATTCTGCTTACGAAGAAGGACGGTCCCTGGTGGATATTATCGACCGGACAATCACGCCTATGGGAGGACGGACGCTAAGAAGATGGATTTGTATGCCTTTGAAATCTCCCGAAGAAATCAATCAGCGACTGGATATCGTCGATCATTTTATCCGGCAGGAAGACCGACGGTTACAGGCAGAAAACTTTCTGGAAAGCATCGGCGATCTGGAACGGCTCGCTTCAAAGATCGGCGTAGGCCGGATCACTCCCCGGGAAATGAATCAGTTGAAAATTGCCCTATCCTGCATCGCGCCGTTGAAAGATCTTTGCCAGCAGAGTGAATCGGCCGTTATGAAAAAAATGACAGAACCCCTGAATCCTTGCACGGAATTATTCGAAAAGATCAAATTTCAACTTCAGGAAAACGCTCCTCATCAGGTCAACAAAGGAGGAGTAATCGCTACGGGAGTAAATGCCGAACTGGACGAACTTCGTAATATCTCAAGCAACGGCAAAGAACTGTTGCTCCAAATGCAACAACGGGAGATAGAAGCAACCGGAATCCCCTCTTTGAAAATCGGATTCAATAATGTCTTCGGATACTATATCGAAGTAACCAAAGCCCATAAAGACAAAGCACCGGCCAACTGGATCCGCAAACAAACCCTGGTCAACGGGGAACGTTACATTACCCCCGAGCTCAAAGAATATGAAGATAAGATCCTGGGAGCAGAAGACCGGATTTTAGCCATAGAAACAGAACTGTATAACAATTTGCTGCAAGAAGCTGCCGGTTACATCCGCCCTCTGCAAGAGGATGCCAAGATTATCTCAGCATTGGATGTACTTATTTCTTTTGCCGAG
Coding sequences within it:
- a CDS encoding MmcQ/YjbR family DNA-binding protein; amino-acid sequence: MNIEELTEYCQSLKFVTTEILWGDVLVFKVGGKMFCFAPMDEGELKMNLKCDPEEAIELRERFPAVLPGYHMNKRYWNTVLIDGSVSDNMLRIWIGNSYRLVLSKLSKSDRKLLEV
- the mutS gene encoding DNA mismatch repair protein MutS gives rise to the protein MAKKEGNETPLMQQYYATKAKYPDAILLYRMGDFYETFGADAITTSRILGITLTKRSSGSPGTVELAGFPYHAIDTYLPKLVRAGQRVAICEQLEDPKKTKFLVKRGVIELVTPGACYSEYSTDTKSNIFLASVYFNKTEAGLSLLDLSTGEFLTTEGSHATIDKLLNSFQPKEVIYPRGQEARFHELFGNKFYIYPIEEWFFDRDAASERLEKHFEVNSLKGFGIEHMNCGISSAGAILNYLEMTKHDMISHITSISRIDESHCVLLDKFTLRNLELLHSAYEEGRSLVDIIDRTITPMGGRTLRRWICMPLKSPEEINQRLDIVDHFIRQEDRRLQAENFLESIGDLERLASKIGVGRITPREMNQLKIALSCIAPLKDLCQQSESAVMKKMTEPLNPCTELFEKIKFQLQENAPHQVNKGGVIATGVNAELDELRNISSNGKELLLQMQQREIEATGIPSLKIGFNNVFGYYIEVTKAHKDKAPANWIRKQTLVNGERYITPELKEYEDKILGAEDRILAIETELYNNLLQEAAGYIRPLQEDAKIISALDVLISFAEISIANNYHRPEINDSDVLDIKAGRHPVIEKQLPPGEEYISNDVLLDNKKQQIIIITGPNMAGKSALLRQTALIVIMAQAGCFVPAASAKIGYVDKIFTRVGASDNISQGESTFMVEMNEAANILNNISDRSLVLFDELGRGTSTYDGISIAWAIVEYLHEHPKYHAKTLFATHYHELNEMEHSFKKIKNYNVSVKEVAHKVIFLRKLVKGGSNHSFGIQVGKMAGLPQSVIKRADEILKQLENDRDKNGTIQKNVESIASAREGLQLSFFQLDDPVLSQIRDEIAGLDINGLTPLEALNKLSEIKKIILG